CTCGGGTGCTACAGCCACAGCCAGGCCGATGGCATTGAGCGGCGCCCAGCATACGGCAAAAAGCACAAATACGGCGAACATAGTTACGAAGTTGCGGACGTCCTGCGGCGTCACTCCACCCGGCCGAGTCTCTGGCCTAGCGCGTCTCCGTGCACGGATCACTAACACCCATATGCGCAGGTAGCAGTAGGCCACCACCAGGATGGGCAACAGGAAGTGGAAGGAGACGACAGCGAGAGTGTATGCGGCGCTGGCCGATTGTGCAAACGTGCACGAGTAGACCCGATCATCGTAGCGGAGCGAGCCTACAAACACGTTAGGCACCACAGCCAGCACACTCAGCGCCCAGATCAGTGCCACATAGCATGCTGAGTTCCGCTCGCTGAACAGCCGTTCATAGCGTAGACTATGGCAAATGTAGCAGTAGCGGTTTACAGCGATGCCTGCAATGTTGAAAATAGAGCCAACGACACTGACGCCCATCAGGAAGCCGCTGATCTGGCACTGCGCCGCCCCCGCATGCCAACCCTGCCCGAAGATGGCCCCCAGCACCAGTGGGTACGGGTACAGAGCAACCACCAGGTCTGCGACAGCCAGACTCACCACAAAGATGTTCCCTGGGAGAAACAGACAGCGAAAATAGGCATGTTAGTAATCTAGTATACCACT
The Tachysurus fulvidraco isolate hzauxx_2018 chromosome 7, HZAU_PFXX_2.0, whole genome shotgun sequence DNA segment above includes these coding regions:
- the mtnr1aa gene encoding melatonin receptor type 1A-A; translation: MPDVKRLAMLLNGSQVNDSTAGDHALHRPPWITITLGCFLIFTIVVDILGNLLVIFSVYRNKKLRNAGNIFVVSLAVADLVVALYPYPLVLGAIFGQGWHAGAAQCQISGFLMGVSVVGSIFNIAGIAVNRYCYICHSLRYERLFSERNSACYVALIWALSVLAVVPNVFVGSLRYDDRVYSCTFAQSASAAYTLAVVSFHFLLPILVVAYCYLRIWVLVIRARRRARPETRPGGVTPQDVRNFVTMFAVFVLFAVCWAPLNAIGLAVAVAPERAVPEWLFVASYFLAYFNSCLNAIVYGALNQNFRREYKRIILSLCTASVFFPENSNDAQERLRSKPSPPLTNNNQVKVDSV